In Gordonia phthalatica, one genomic interval encodes:
- a CDS encoding metal ABC transporter ATP-binding protein — translation MAARTDRRARQGPELVSAPVLAFRDAGLTFGERVLWRDLNLEIAPGEFVAVLGPNGSGKTSLLRAILGHTELSEGEIVADGTLGYVPQQHAEDSDTMMLRGRDLVGFGVDGSQWGFGLRGIGRRRAKVDAAIEQVGAGGFAHRPLGLLSGGEQQRLRIAQALTRDPALLLCDEPLASLDLASQRTVVDLLDTRRRTSDTSILFVTHELNPVLPFVDRVLYLAGGSFRIGTVDEVMNSRTLTELYGSPVEVLRIGGRLVVVGGEDDHHCHVHAYPGDVLGTDVGFAVPGEDL, via the coding sequence ATGGCAGCGCGCACAGATCGACGCGCTCGCCAAGGCCCTGAACTCGTGAGCGCGCCCGTCCTCGCATTCCGCGACGCCGGCCTCACCTTCGGCGAGCGAGTGCTGTGGCGCGACCTGAACCTGGAGATCGCGCCCGGCGAGTTCGTCGCCGTGCTCGGCCCCAACGGTTCCGGCAAGACCTCCCTGCTCCGCGCGATCCTCGGGCACACCGAGCTCAGCGAAGGCGAGATCGTTGCCGACGGTACCTTGGGCTACGTGCCGCAGCAGCACGCCGAGGACTCCGACACCATGATGCTGCGGGGCCGCGATCTGGTGGGCTTCGGCGTCGACGGCAGTCAGTGGGGCTTCGGGCTGCGCGGCATCGGTCGACGCCGCGCGAAGGTCGACGCCGCCATCGAGCAGGTCGGGGCGGGAGGCTTCGCTCATCGCCCGCTCGGCCTCCTCTCCGGCGGAGAGCAGCAGCGCCTGCGGATCGCACAGGCACTGACCCGCGATCCAGCGCTGCTGCTGTGCGACGAGCCGCTCGCCAGCCTCGACCTCGCCAGCCAGCGGACGGTCGTGGATCTGCTCGACACCCGCCGCCGCACCTCGGACACGTCGATCCTGTTCGTGACGCACGAACTCAATCCGGTGCTCCCATTCGTCGACCGCGTGCTCTACCTGGCCGGCGGATCGTTCCGGATCGGGACGGTGGACGAGGTGATGAACTCCCGCACGCTCACCGAGCTGTACGGCAGCCCGGTGGAGGTGCTGCGGATCGGCGGCCGCCTGGTGGTCGTGGGCGGCGAGGACGACCACCACTGTCACGTGCACGCTTATCCGGGCGACGTGCTCGGCACCGATGTCGGCTTCGCCGTCCCGGGAGAGGACTTGTGA